The proteins below come from a single Ruegeria sp. THAF33 genomic window:
- a CDS encoding BCD family MFS transporter, giving the protein MSNSGYLSWIGIVRLGLVQMCLGSIVVLTTSTLNRLMVVELALPAILPGLLVGLHYGIQISRPHWGFLSDATGRRTPWVIGGMAILAFGALGAAFCIPLFGESFWLALFLSVLSYTAIGVGVGASGTSLLALLATATAPRRRAAAATITWLMMIAGIAITAASVGAMLDPYSPSRLLVIVACVGLGAVALTSVATWRIEAGVEAVTRPSKAKLRFRDALRDVWADDAARRFTVFVFLSMTAFFMQELILEPYAGLVFGYTPGESTSLSGAQNGGVFLGMLSVGIAVTGLRIGSLRGWVVAGCLGSAVSLGVIFAMGQMGPGAPLIWAVVALGFFNGMFAVAAIGAMMELAGEHASGQEGTRMGLWGAAQAIAAGVGGLLGAAAADVFRSAMSDANAFGAVFLAEAALFVAAAILAAQVINETRRNTHVVAGE; this is encoded by the coding sequence ATGAGCAACTCCGGATATCTCTCATGGATCGGAATTGTCCGGCTGGGTCTGGTTCAGATGTGTTTGGGGAGCATCGTAGTTCTCACCACATCAACCCTGAACCGGCTGATGGTGGTCGAACTGGCGCTGCCTGCGATCCTACCGGGCCTGCTGGTGGGCCTGCATTACGGTATTCAGATTTCTCGCCCCCATTGGGGCTTTCTGTCGGACGCGACGGGGCGGAGGACCCCATGGGTTATCGGGGGCATGGCGATCCTTGCCTTTGGGGCTTTGGGTGCGGCGTTCTGCATTCCGCTCTTTGGCGAAAGCTTCTGGTTAGCGCTGTTCCTGTCGGTCCTCTCGTACACAGCGATCGGCGTGGGGGTCGGCGCGTCAGGCACGTCATTGCTGGCTTTACTCGCTACTGCCACGGCGCCTCGCCGCCGCGCGGCTGCTGCAACGATCACATGGCTTATGATGATTGCCGGGATCGCGATTACCGCCGCATCTGTTGGTGCGATGCTCGATCCGTATAGCCCGTCCAGACTGCTTGTCATCGTCGCGTGTGTCGGGTTGGGCGCTGTAGCTCTGACGTCTGTGGCCACATGGCGCATCGAGGCGGGCGTAGAGGCCGTGACACGGCCATCGAAAGCTAAGCTGCGATTCCGCGACGCTCTGCGCGACGTCTGGGCGGATGATGCGGCACGCAGGTTCACTGTGTTTGTCTTCCTGTCGATGACCGCCTTCTTCATGCAGGAATTGATTTTAGAACCCTATGCGGGACTGGTATTCGGCTATACGCCGGGCGAATCCACATCCCTGTCTGGGGCACAAAACGGCGGGGTATTCCTCGGGATGCTCTCAGTCGGGATCGCTGTAACCGGGCTGAGGATCGGATCGCTGCGTGGTTGGGTGGTTGCAGGCTGCCTGGGTTCGGCGGTCAGTCTGGGGGTGATCTTCGCGATGGGCCAGATGGGGCCGGGTGCCCCACTGATATGGGCTGTTGTGGCGCTTGGCTTCTTCAATGGCATGTTCGCTGTGGCTGCGATCGGCGCCATGATGGAATTGGCCGGTGAGCATGCCAGTGGACAAGAAGGCACGCGCATGGGGCTTTGGGGTGCAGCACAAGCAATTGCCGCTGGTGTCGGAGGTTTGCTGGGCGCAGCGGCGGCGGATGTATTTCGGTCTGCGATGTCGGATGCAAACGCGTTCGGAGCGGTCTTCCTCGCCGAAGCTGCCCTGTTTGTCGCGGCAGCAATCCTTGCCGCTCAAGTCATTAACGAAACACGGCGTAATACGCATGTCGTTGCGGGAGAATAG
- the chlG gene encoding chlorophyll synthase ChlG, producing the protein MSANTDLHSSSWPQPLAALELIKPITWFPPMWAFLCGVVSSGGALSGQIGLILLGLVLAGPIVCGMSQAANDWCDRHVDKINEPHRPIPSGRIPGMWGAWIAIAMSVLALAVGWQLGPWGFGATVFGVLAAWAYSAEPVRLKRSGWWGPGLVALCYEGLPWFTGAAVLSAGAPSLQVVIIAALYALGAHGIMTLNDFKALEGDRQLGINSLPVTLGPERAARLACWMMIVPQTAVIALLTLWGQPIFALAILAAVIGQLMAMRVLLKDPKAKAPWYNGTGVSLYVSGMMIAAFGLRGLEALV; encoded by the coding sequence ATGAGCGCAAATACAGATTTACACTCATCCTCCTGGCCGCAGCCACTGGCGGCGTTGGAGTTGATCAAGCCCATCACCTGGTTCCCGCCGATGTGGGCGTTTTTGTGCGGGGTGGTCTCCTCGGGCGGCGCGTTATCTGGACAGATCGGATTGATCCTATTGGGCCTCGTCCTTGCCGGTCCGATTGTCTGCGGAATGAGTCAGGCCGCGAATGACTGGTGCGACCGTCATGTCGACAAGATCAACGAGCCCCACCGCCCCATTCCGTCGGGTCGCATCCCCGGTATGTGGGGGGCTTGGATCGCCATCGCGATGAGCGTTCTGGCCTTGGCGGTCGGTTGGCAGTTGGGGCCCTGGGGCTTTGGCGCAACCGTGTTTGGAGTGCTTGCGGCCTGGGCCTATTCAGCTGAACCCGTACGGCTGAAGCGTTCAGGCTGGTGGGGTCCGGGCCTTGTGGCCCTGTGTTACGAAGGCCTGCCCTGGTTCACCGGCGCGGCGGTTCTGTCGGCTGGGGCACCTTCCTTGCAAGTCGTGATCATCGCGGCGCTTTATGCGCTTGGCGCGCATGGGATCATGACGCTAAATGATTTCAAGGCGTTAGAGGGTGATCGGCAATTGGGGATCAACTCCCTTCCGGTGACACTCGGACCTGAGCGCGCTGCTCGTTTGGCATGTTGGATGATGATTGTGCCGCAAACGGCCGTCATTGCTCTGTTGACGCTTTGGGGCCAACCGATCTTTGCTTTGGCTATCCTGGCTGCAGTGATCGGTCAGCTGATGGCAATGCGCGTCTTGCTGAAAGACCCCAAAGCAAAGGCACCTTGGTACAACGGCACTGGTGTTTCCCTTTACGTCAGTGGCATGATGATCGCGGCCTTTGGTCTGCGCGGATTGGAGGCTTTGGTATGA
- a CDS encoding geranylgeranyl diphosphate reductase: protein MYDVVVVGGGPAGATAAEDLANAGHKVCMLDRDGRIKPCGGAIPPRLIEDYNIPDEQLVAKINTARMISPTGRQVDIAIENGFVGMVDREHFDEFLRRRAQSAGAQRRTGTFLRIERNECGPSVVYREKQSKEELKLPTRLIIGADGARSNVARAEVPGGDKIPYVIAYHEIIEAPEAVQAYDPTRCDVVYDGSISPDFYGWVFPHGQTASVGMGTGINGFDLKKATKELRSASGLEGCRTIRHEGAPIPLKPLDRWDNGRDVILAGDAAGVVAPSSGEGIYYAMVGGTVAATAAQACLASGKVSDLKLARRLFLKEHKTVFRVLASMQNAYYRSDDRRERFVSLCHDIDVQRLTFEAYMNKKLVKARPMAHVRIGLKNLAHLTGLVRAEFV, encoded by the coding sequence ATGTATGATGTCGTTGTAGTCGGTGGCGGCCCAGCCGGAGCCACAGCCGCCGAAGATCTTGCAAACGCCGGGCATAAGGTTTGCATGCTGGACCGGGACGGGCGGATCAAGCCTTGCGGTGGGGCGATACCGCCTCGTTTGATCGAGGATTACAACATCCCTGACGAACAGCTGGTGGCCAAGATCAACACGGCGCGCATGATCTCTCCGACCGGGCGGCAGGTGGATATTGCCATCGAAAACGGATTTGTCGGGATGGTCGACAGAGAGCATTTCGATGAGTTCCTGCGTCGGCGAGCACAATCCGCTGGCGCGCAGCGCCGTACGGGTACATTCCTGCGAATTGAACGCAACGAGTGCGGCCCGTCGGTTGTCTATCGGGAAAAACAGAGCAAGGAAGAGTTGAAACTGCCCACGCGGCTGATCATCGGTGCGGATGGAGCGCGGTCAAACGTTGCGCGGGCCGAGGTTCCCGGTGGTGACAAGATCCCCTATGTCATTGCTTATCATGAGATTATCGAAGCTCCGGAAGCGGTGCAGGCCTATGATCCGACCCGATGTGACGTGGTTTATGACGGGTCGATTTCTCCGGATTTCTACGGCTGGGTGTTCCCTCACGGCCAGACCGCCAGCGTAGGTATGGGGACCGGCATCAACGGGTTCGACCTCAAGAAAGCGACGAAGGAGCTGCGGAGCGCATCCGGTTTGGAGGGGTGTCGCACGATCCGTCACGAGGGCGCACCAATTCCACTGAAACCATTGGATCGCTGGGACAACGGGCGTGACGTCATTCTGGCTGGGGATGCTGCGGGCGTGGTGGCTCCAAGCTCGGGCGAGGGGATCTACTACGCGATGGTAGGTGGCACGGTTGCGGCAACCGCTGCGCAAGCCTGCCTTGCCTCGGGCAAGGTTTCCGACCTCAAACTGGCGCGGCGACTGTTCCTGAAAGAGCATAAGACGGTTTTCCGCGTGTTGGCTTCGATGCAAAACGCCTATTACCGCTCAGACGACCGACGCGAGCGGTTCGTGTCGCTATGTCATGACATCGATGTGCAGCGCCTGACGTTCGAGGCCTATATGAACAAGAAACTGGTCAAGGCGCGCCCGATGGCGCATGTGCGCATCGGACTGAAGAACCTGGCGCATTTGACAGGGCTCGTCCGGGCAGAATTCGTATGA
- a CDS encoding PucC family protein, producing the protein MLDYRSFALNKLSRLSTRYLPFADVASDDVPMTRLLRLSLFQVTVGMALVLLVGTLNRVMIVELGVSAALVSVMIALPILFAPLRALIGFKSDTHSSALGLRRFPYIYRGTLLQFGGFAIMPFALLVLSGYGEAINAPRWIGLSSAALSFLLVGAGVHMVQTVGLALATDLVPQEDQPKVVGLMYVMLLVGMIGSAFIFGALLENYSPGRLIQVIQGAAVLTVLLNAFSVWKQEVRGRHVQAVAAPPFSVAWERFANRAGAKRLLAVIALGTFAFGIADVIIEPYGGQVLQMSVAATTKLTATLALGTLFGLAVASRVLGRGGSPTRMCLMGALAGIPGYIAIILASPLDWLALFVVGTFATGVGAGLFGHGTLTATMRSAPESQTGLALGAWGAVQATAAGAGVALGGVIRDLMLQLQGDHQFAPSMAYLPVFSMQILFLAFALITVLPLLRLSPTQTDNSAYFR; encoded by the coding sequence ATGCTCGACTATCGATCATTTGCACTGAATAAGCTTTCGCGGCTTAGCACGCGGTATCTGCCTTTCGCAGATGTGGCGAGCGATGATGTTCCGATGACAAGGCTTCTTCGACTGTCTTTATTTCAAGTCACTGTTGGCATGGCCTTGGTCCTGCTCGTCGGCACATTGAATCGGGTGATGATTGTCGAGCTGGGTGTTTCCGCCGCATTGGTTTCGGTGATGATTGCTTTGCCCATATTGTTCGCACCTCTGCGCGCCCTAATCGGGTTCAAATCTGACACGCACAGCTCGGCTCTTGGCCTACGACGATTCCCTTACATCTACCGCGGCACGCTGCTGCAATTCGGTGGGTTTGCAATCATGCCTTTCGCCTTGCTGGTACTGTCGGGATATGGCGAGGCAATCAACGCTCCGCGTTGGATTGGCCTGTCTTCGGCAGCGTTGTCTTTCCTGCTGGTCGGTGCAGGAGTTCATATGGTTCAGACCGTTGGACTTGCGCTTGCAACCGACCTTGTTCCGCAAGAGGACCAGCCCAAGGTCGTTGGCTTGATGTATGTCATGCTGCTGGTTGGGATGATCGGATCAGCCTTCATCTTTGGCGCGCTACTTGAAAACTATAGCCCCGGGCGCCTGATCCAGGTCATCCAGGGCGCTGCTGTTCTCACGGTCCTTCTCAATGCATTTTCGGTTTGGAAACAGGAGGTCCGGGGTCGGCATGTTCAGGCCGTCGCTGCACCTCCGTTTTCCGTAGCCTGGGAAAGATTTGCCAATCGGGCCGGGGCTAAGCGTTTGTTGGCGGTGATCGCTTTGGGAACGTTCGCATTTGGGATCGCCGATGTGATCATCGAACCATACGGAGGCCAGGTTCTGCAAATGTCGGTCGCGGCGACAACCAAGCTGACCGCGACGCTGGCACTTGGCACCTTGTTTGGTTTGGCCGTCGCCTCGCGCGTGTTGGGCCGTGGGGGCTCGCCCACCCGTATGTGCTTGATGGGGGCGCTGGCCGGCATCCCGGGATACATTGCGATCATTCTGGCCTCGCCGCTGGATTGGTTGGCCTTGTTTGTTGTCGGAACCTTTGCGACTGGTGTTGGCGCCGGCCTGTTCGGCCATGGTACGCTGACCGCAACCATGCGATCCGCCCCTGAGTCCCAAACCGGGCTTGCGCTTGGCGCGTGGGGGGCTGTTCAAGCGACGGCCGCTGGTGCTGGTGTCGCATTGGGCGGCGTCATCCGCGATTTGATGCTTCAATTGCAGGGTGATCATCAGTTTGCACCCAGCATGGCCTATTTGCCCGTCTTTTCAATGCAGATCCTTTTCCTGGCTTTTGCGCTGATTACGGTACTGCCGCTGCTGCGGTTGTCTCCTACCCAGACCGACAATTCGGCCTACTTTCGGTAA
- the idi gene encoding isopentenyl-diphosphate Delta-isomerase produces the protein MNMMIPAWVDGELKPVEKLKVHQLGLRHKAVSAFVLSGPNLLLQKRAACKYHTPGLWANTCCTHPDWNEAPVDCATRRLREELGITGLSPRFSTVLEYRADVGQGLIEHELVDVFRAEATVNMKLHPNPDEVSDTRWVHLADLTKEIDHSPELFTPWLRIYMRDHAHRILGPALAADLMV, from the coding sequence ATGAACATGATGATACCAGCCTGGGTCGATGGCGAGTTGAAGCCTGTCGAAAAACTAAAAGTGCATCAGCTGGGTCTTCGGCACAAAGCGGTTTCGGCCTTTGTGCTGAGTGGCCCAAATCTGTTATTGCAGAAGCGAGCCGCGTGCAAATACCACACGCCGGGCCTTTGGGCGAATACCTGTTGTACGCATCCAGATTGGAATGAGGCTCCGGTGGATTGTGCCACCCGACGCTTGCGCGAAGAGTTGGGGATCACCGGCCTATCTCCGCGTTTTTCAACCGTTCTCGAATATCGTGCGGATGTGGGGCAGGGGCTGATTGAGCATGAATTGGTTGATGTTTTCCGCGCCGAAGCGACCGTGAACATGAAGCTTCACCCGAACCCAGACGAGGTATCAGATACGCGTTGGGTTCACCTGGCCGATTTGACCAAGGAAATCGACCATTCGCCTGAACTATTCACGCCTTGGTTGAGGATCTATATGCGCGACCACGCGCACCGTATCCTGGGGCCAGCGCTTGCGGCTGACCTTATGGTTTAA
- a CDS encoding light-harvesting protein: protein MNNSKIWLVVKPTVGIPLFLSAVAVGSFAVHVAVLSNTTWVSDFLSGKPLGSGAETAMLPQEDSEATAKASFVSANTASSGDRILVEMPDGTLAVATVEAPAVLASASEAVPPPEH, encoded by the coding sequence ATGAACAATTCAAAAATCTGGCTCGTCGTTAAACCCACCGTTGGTATTCCGCTGTTCCTGTCGGCGGTCGCGGTCGGATCCTTTGCGGTTCATGTTGCGGTTCTTAGCAACACGACATGGGTGTCAGACTTCCTGTCTGGCAAGCCTTTGGGTAGCGGTGCTGAAACCGCGATGTTGCCGCAGGAAGATAGCGAAGCGACCGCAAAAGCATCGTTTGTTTCGGCCAATACTGCGTCCAGCGGCGATCGGATCCTGGTAGAGATGCCGGACGGTACTCTGGCAGTGGCGACGGTAGAGGCACCAGCTGTTCTGGCATCTGCATCCGAGGCGGTTCCGCCTCCGGAGCACTGA
- the pufB gene encoding light-harvesting antenna LH1, beta subunit encodes MSDDPEKVWPTGLNLREAEEVHSYLIDGTRVFGVIALLAHILVAVATPWLG; translated from the coding sequence ATGTCTGACGACCCAGAAAAAGTATGGCCAACCGGTCTCAACCTACGTGAGGCTGAAGAGGTCCACAGCTACCTTATCGACGGGACTCGCGTGTTCGGCGTCATCGCCCTGCTTGCGCACATCCTTGTTGCGGTCGCAACACCTTGGCTCGGATGA